Proteins found in one bacterium genomic segment:
- a CDS encoding glutaredoxin family protein produces the protein MFCRRVEEFLTQHGIPFQARNIAEDPAAMEELEHLGVASTPVTVIDGEVVVGFDRRRLAALLGLPGT, from the coding sequence ATCTTCTGTCGCAGGGTCGAGGAGTTCCTCACCCAACACGGGATACCGTTCCAGGCGAGAAATATCGCCGAGGATCCGGCGGCGATGGAGGAGCTCGAGCATCTGGGCGTCGCGAGCACGCCGGTGACGGTCATCGACGGCGAGGTCGTGGTCGGGTTCGACCGCAGGCGGCTGGCGGCGTTGTTGGGCCTGCCCGGGACATGA
- the merB gene encoding organomercurial lyase, whose translation MPQAATNVTQLAEKIAAAVPRFDPIGRRVAVSLYRELAKGEPVSVARLATLLNLRPEAVSSALSACAVFYDNGGAVTGFGGLTFAEMPPHHLRVDGQTLYAWCAWDSLCIPGILGKTADVTSRDPVTEATIGRLGARAAIEPKTLRYYDRVGLVRPAARPIRRRGGRQG comes from the coding sequence ATGCCGCAAGCAGCAACGAACGTGACGCAACTCGCGGAGAAAATTGCTGCCGCCGTCCCCCGCTTCGACCCCATCGGCCGTCGTGTCGCGGTGAGTCTCTACCGAGAGTTGGCCAAGGGCGAGCCGGTGTCCGTTGCGCGCCTGGCGACGCTGCTTAACCTACGGCCCGAGGCAGTCAGCAGCGCCTTGTCGGCCTGCGCGGTGTTTTACGACAACGGCGGCGCGGTCACCGGCTTCGGCGGGCTCACGTTTGCAGAGATGCCGCCCCACCACCTCCGGGTGGATGGCCAAACCCTCTACGCGTGGTGCGCGTGGGATAGTCTTTGCATCCCAGGTATCCTCGGCAAGACGGCCGACGTCACCTCACGAGATCCCGTTACCGAGGCAACCATAGGGCGCCTCGGCGCGCGCGCTGCGATCGAGCCCAAAACACTCCGCTACTACGACCGTGTCGGTCTCGTCAGGCCTGCCGCGCGCCCCATCCGTCGGCGGGGAGGCCGTCAGGGATAA
- a CDS encoding class I SAM-dependent methyltransferase, with amino-acid sequence MAFYSDFVLPRLCDLAMRNRQLLPYRKRVVGSARGRVLEIGAGSGLNLPFYGSVREILALEPVPRLIAMARRATSATVPVTFIEGSAEAIPLEDGTVDTVVTTWTLCSIPDADVALHEMRRVLRPGGRLVFVEHGLATEENVRRWQDRLTPLWRRVSGGCHLNRPIRAMIEGSGFRLERLETGYLPGPKMLNFTHEGSAVPT; translated from the coding sequence ATGGCCTTCTACAGTGATTTCGTCCTGCCGCGCCTCTGCGATCTTGCGATGCGCAATCGGCAGCTGTTGCCGTATCGTAAGCGGGTCGTCGGCTCGGCCCGAGGCCGGGTCCTCGAGATCGGCGCCGGATCAGGTCTGAATCTGCCTTTCTACGGCTCCGTGCGCGAGATACTGGCGCTTGAGCCTGTACCGCGATTGATCGCCATGGCGCGGCGTGCGACCAGCGCAACGGTCCCGGTGACGTTCATCGAGGGGTCTGCAGAGGCTATTCCGCTCGAAGATGGGACTGTCGATACTGTCGTCACGACCTGGACGTTATGCTCGATACCTGACGCGGATGTCGCGCTCCATGAAATGCGCCGCGTTTTGAGGCCAGGGGGCCGCCTGGTCTTTGTCGAGCACGGGCTCGCGACGGAGGAGAACGTGCGTCGATGGCAGGATCGCTTGACACCGTTGTGGAGACGGGTCAGCGGCGGGTGCCACCTCAACCGGCCGATCCGCGCCATGATCGAAGGCAGCGGCTTCCGTCTTGAACGGCTCGAGACGGGCTACCTACCCGGTCCGAAGATGTTGAATTTTACCCATGAGGGCAGCGCTGTTCCCACTTAG